The stretch of DNA TGTGAGATTTTGTATGCATCAGTGTTGCAAGAATATCCACTAATGGCGAAAAATTCAATCCCATTTAGAAATGAAGATCAGCATTTAGGCAGTAATAATATTGCCTACCCATCAGAGAATGATGTTTACTCACTTAATAAACTTGCAGAAGTGGCATCTCATTTGCAAAACACTGGTAGTGATACGTCAATGTCAACTATGGAACCGTCAAGAAGTGTGACTCCAACACTGTCGTTGACCGGATCATACAAGAAACGAGtgtatttgaaatttttcaaccaaaAACTTGAGTTTTTATACCCAGTTAGAATTGCTGCCACGCCAAGATATAATGAACTTTTGGAGAATGCAAAGTCTGCATTCAAGCTACCAGATACTacaattgtttttaaaCACCATGGCAAGATTGTTCAAAGTGATTTAGAATTGGAAAGAGTTTTCAAGAGTGACGAAGATGAGATTGAGTTAGAGATATCCACTCATAATCCTATGCCAATTTACGAAATGCACAAGAGATTATCACAACAAGATTATCAACAACCTACTGAATCACAACGAATTATATTGCCGCCTCCTATAGCTTCGAATACAGCAATGAGCAATGGTTCAAGTTTGAATTCAAGATTAGGTCtgtttaatttcttgaGTAATTCAGATGATGTTCCGGGTCCAAAACCACTACATCCTCAGCAATCAATTCTACCCAAATTCCAaccattattataatttagaGAGATGGTAAGATTAATAGATAGTGGGTTAtgttttttgttgtagAAGTATaaatgtgtgtgtgtatgaAAAAAAACGGTTTTTCCTAACTATATAGATTGTGTGGGAATTGACGTCAATTATATTGCATGTAAACTGGTGTGTACTTTTGTAAGCTTCTTGTATTTGTTGgttaaaaatttgaaaatttgttacaaaaattgaaacaccaaaaaaaatataatccCAACtctaaaaattttttttgggctTTTTGATTATAAGGACACGcccatacaaaaaaaaaagcttcttttctttctcctTTTGGCGTCCGGAGCAAAACTTGTTGGGTCAACAATTACAACCTCTACAAGTACAATATATTGCCTCCTTTTGATAGGAAGTAACTCCGAgtgtttgaatttgaatatatGTTATTCATATACGTTCAATGGCTCTCTTCTATGCTTTGTATATACTTTCTTTTGAATAGATACTCATGTAAAGAGATTTGAAACCATATTCTaaccaacaaaaatattgtaCGGTATAGgttagaaaaaaaactccGTAAGGTCCGCTTACACggttaaattgaaaacacgttaaaaatatatttggGTAATGGACTAAGCTATATACAGTACtcaacaaaaatgaaatcaaacacAATGTTCTTTGGGAAATTCATTTCATGCAACTAGGGTGATTCTCTTTCTACTATCCAACAACGATAACCCtgcttttgaaaaatcttttctaaattcaaattgatataattcttatttatatattactttctttttcccaTATAAccccattttttttttggaatcatatttgtttttgatttttgcTTTCCCTTTCAGTCTGAGGAACATACTAATTACGAACAACAATTATACATCCAATCTTCATCTAAcgaattgattatttacaTTTATTAAACCCTTGGATACAAACTGATTACACTTTTTAGTTAGTTTGTTCAATTATAAGGGTATTATACAACAAAGATATCATTTAAAGTTAAATCTCAATCTGGAATAATAAAAGTATTCAACACTTTTGCTTACAATAGGTAtgttcaaaatcaattgaagcCATCGAGATAAGAAATTAAGCAAAAACGTTTACAATTgttgtgtgtgtgttgCAGTGTTTGAAGAAGCTCGAGTGATTGCTTTTCTTCGGCATCAGCTGTGTTGGGAACATCTTGTCGTTAAAGTTTCGGAGTAATATTAGAGTAATGGAAcgaaaaaaacaaaataaagttCTGGAACCacaaagatttgaaaaattgggtagaaacaaaaaaaagacaaagcAGGAACCCAacaataaatgaataaacACTCAAAAACTActcacaacaacaacacttATTTTCACTTGCTTTATTTCTTCGATTTTTTATGAGATGCAAATTATCTCTAATAAAGAATACTAACTCACTTGTACATAGATCGCGTTTCCTAATTACAAAACCACAACTATATATACCTCATCGTCATTATATCCCATTCAAGAACATATTCAAGTCATTGTTAATGTCAGATCAATCTCCATCTCCTAGTCCTAGCGATTCCCTTAGCTACACTACATTACATGAAAATTTGCCATCTCATTTCTTGGGTGGAAATTCAGTTTTGAATGCTGAACCTTCTAAAGTCAGAGACTTTGTCAGAGCTCATCAAGGTCATACAGTTATTTcgaaaattttaattgcCAACAATGGTATAGCTGCAGTTAAAGAAATCAGATCAGTTAGAAAATGGGCTTATGAAACATTTGGTGACGAAAAAGCCATACAGTTTACCGTTATGGCCACTCCAGAAGATTTGGAAGCTAATGCCGAATATATTAGAATGGCCGACCAATTCATTGAAGTCCCTGGTGGcaccaataacaataactaTGCTAATGTTGATCTCATTGTAGAGATAGCAGAAAGTACAAATGCTCATGCCGTTTGGGCTGGGTGGGGGCATGCTTCAGAGAATCCTTTGTTACCAGAAAAATTAGCTGCATctcccaaaaaaattatttttattggtcCTCCTGGTTCAGCTATGAGATCTTTAGGTGACAAGATTTCATCTACTATAGTTGCTCAACATGCTCAAGTACCATGTATTCCATGGTCCGGTACTGGTGTTGATGAAGTGAAAATAGACCCACAAACTAATTTGGTTTCTGTTGCTGATGATATTTATGCCAAAGGGTGCTGTACTAGTCCAGAAGATGGTTTAGAAAaagccaaaaaaattgggttCCCAGTTATGATTAAAGCCTCTgaaggtggtggtggtaaagGTATTAGAAAAGTTGATGATGAGAAAAACTTCATTACCTTATACAACCAAGCAGCTAATGAAATACCAGGTTCTCCTATCTTTATTATGAAGTTAGCAGGTGATGCCAGACATTTAGAAGTTCAATTACTAGCAGATCAATACGGTACTAACATTTCCCTTTTTGGAAGAGATTGTTCCGTACAAAGAAGACACCAAAAGATTATTGAAGAAGCACCAGTCACCATTGCCAGAAAGGAAACTTTCCACGAAATGGAAAATGCAGCAGTCAGATTGGGTAAATTAGTTGGTTATGTATCTGCTGGTACTGTTGAGTATCTTTACTCCCACGCTGAAGATAAATTCTActttttggaattgaaCCCAAGATTGCAAGTTGAACATCCAACCACTGAAATGGTGACAGGTGTTAATTTACCAGCTGCTCAATTACAAATTGCTATGGGTATACCAATGCATAGAATCAGAGATATCAGAACTTTGTACGGTGCCGATCCTCATACCACTActgatattgattttgaattcaaGTCAGAAACTTCATTGGTTAGTCAAAGAAGACCAACACCAAAGGGACATTGTACTGCTTGTCGTATTACTTCTGAAGATCCTGGTGAAGGTTTTAAACCAAGTGGTGGTTCTTTAcatgaattgaatttccgttcttcttctaatgtGTGGGGTTATTTCTCAGTTGGTAACCAATCTTCTATCCATTCATTTTCGGATTCTCAATTTGGTCATATTTTCGCATTTGGTGAAAACCGTCAAGCTTCAAGAAAACATATGGTTGTTGCCTTGAAAGAATTGAGTATTAGAGGTGATTTTAGAACTACTGTTGAgtatttaatcaaattgttaGAAACTCCAGATTTCGAGGATAATACCATTACAACTGGTTGGTTGGATGAATTAATCACCAAAAAGTTGACTGCTGAAAGACCAGATCCAATAGTTGCTGTTGTTTGTGGAGCTGTAACCAAAGTACACATCCAGGCTGAGgaagagaaaaaggaaTACATCCAATCTTTGGAAAAAGGTCAAGTTCCTCACAGAAACTTATTGAAAACTATTTTCCCAGTTGAGTTTATTTATGAAGGTGAAAGATACAAGTTCACTGCTACTAAATCTTCAGAAGATAAATATACTTTGTTCCTTAATGGTTCTCGTTGTGTTGTTGGTGCACGTTCATTGTCCGATGGTGGTTTATTGTGTGCATTAGATGGGAAATCACATTCTGTCTATTGGAAGGAAGAGGCATCTGCCACTAGATTATCAGTTGATGGCAAAACTTGTTTATTAGAAGTTGAAAATGATCCAACACAATTAAGAACTCCATCTCCAGGTAAATTGGTCAAGTATTTGGTTGACAGTGGTGAACATGTTGATGCTGGTCAACCATACGCTGAAGTCGAAGTTATGAAAATGTGTATGCCTTTGATTGCTCAAGAAAATGGGGTAGTGCAGTTGATTAAACAACCGGGTTCCACAGTTAATGCTGGTGATATCTTGGCCATTTTGGCATTGGACGATCCATCTAAGGTCAAACATGCTAAACCATTTGAAGGTACTTTACCATCTATGGGTGAGCCAAATGTTACAGGTACTAAACCAGCACATAAATTCAATCATTGTGCTggtattttgaaaaacattTTGGCTGGTTATGATAATCAAgtgattttgaattctaCTTTAAAGAGTCTTGGTGAAGTTTTGAAAGACAATGAATTGCCATACTCTGAAtggcaacaacaaatttcaGCTTTACACTCCAGATTGCCACCTAAATTGGATGACGGATTGACTGCATTGGTTGAAAGAACTCAAAGTAGAGGTGCTGAATTCCCTGCTCgtcaaattttaaaactCATCACCAAATCAATTGCTGAAAATGGTAATGATATGTTAGAAGATGTTGTTGCACCATTGGTTTCTATTGCCACAAGTTACCAGAATGGTTTGGTTGAACACGAATACGATTACTTTGCATCTTTGATTAACGAATATTATGACGTTGAAAGTTTGTTTTCAGGTGAAAATGTTAGAGAAGATAATGTTATCTTGAAATTAAGAGATGAAAACAAAtctgatttgaaaaaagttaTTGGTATTGGTTTGTCTCATTCACGTGTTAGTGCCAAgaacaatttgattttagcTATTTTGGACATTTATGAACCATTGTTGCAATCCAACTCGTCAGTTGCTGCCTCTATCAGAGAAGCTTTAAAGAAACTTGTTCAATTAGACTCTCGTGCTTGTGCCAAAGTTGCATTAAAGGCAAGAgaaattttaattcaatgTTCTTTACCTTCCATCAAGGAAAGATCCGATCAATTGGAACATATTTTGAGGTCATCTGTTGTTCAAACCTCTTATGGTGAAATTTTTGCTAAACATAGAGAAccaaatttggaaattattCGTGAGGTTGTTGATTCCAAAcatattgtttttgatgtGTTGGCACAATTCTTAATCAATCCAGACCCATGGGTTGCCATTGCTGCCGCTGAAGTTTATGTCAGACGTTCATAC from Candida albicans SC5314 chromosome R, complete sequence encodes:
- the ACC1 gene encoding acetyl-CoA carboxylase (Putative acetyl-coenzyme-A carboxylases; regulated by Efg1; amphotericin B repressed; caspofungin repressed; 5'-UTR intron; gene used for strain identification by multilocus sequence typing; Hap43-induced; flow model biofilm repressed), whose translation is MRCKLSLIKNTNSLVHRSRFLITKPQLYIPHRHYIPFKNIFKSLLMSDQSPSPSPSDSLSYTTLHENLPSHFLGGNSVLNAEPSKVRDFVRAHQGHTVISKILIANNGIAAVKEIRSVRKWAYETFGDEKAIQFTVMATPEDLEANAEYIRMADQFIEVPGGTNNNNYANVDLIVEIAESTNAHAVWAGWGHASENPLLPEKLAASPKKIIFIGPPGSAMRSLGDKISSTIVAQHAQVPCIPWSGTGVDEVKIDPQTNLVSVADDIYAKGCCTSPEDGLEKAKKIGFPVMIKASEGGGGKGIRKVDDEKNFITLYNQAANEIPGSPIFIMKLAGDARHLEVQLLADQYGTNISLFGRDCSVQRRHQKIIEEAPVTIARKETFHEMENAAVRLGKLVGYVSAGTVEYLYSHAEDKFYFLELNPRLQVEHPTTEMVTGVNLPAAQLQIAMGIPMHRIRDIRTLYGADPHTTTDIDFEFKSETSLVSQRRPTPKGHCTACRITSEDPGEGFKPSGGSLHELNFRSSSNVWGYFSVGNQSSIHSFSDSQFGHIFAFGENRQASRKHMVVALKELSIRGDFRTTVEYLIKLLETPDFEDNTITTGWLDELITKKLTAERPDPIVAVVCGAVTKVHIQAEEEKKEYIQSLEKGQVPHRNLLKTIFPVEFIYEGERYKFTATKSSEDKYTLFLNGSRCVVGARSLSDGGLLCALDGKSHSVYWKEEASATRLSVDGKTCLLEVENDPTQLRTPSPGKLVKYLVDSGEHVDAGQPYAEVEVMKMCMPLIAQENGVVQLIKQPGSTVNAGDILAILALDDPSKVKHAKPFEGTLPSMGEPNVTGTKPAHKFNHCAGILKNILAGYDNQVILNSTLKSLGEVLKDNELPYSEWQQQISALHSRLPPKLDDGLTALVERTQSRGAEFPARQILKLITKSIAENGNDMLEDVVAPLVSIATSYQNGLVEHEYDYFASLINEYYDVESLFSGENVREDNVILKLRDENKSDLKKVIGIGLSHSRVSAKNNLILAILDIYEPLLQSNSSVAASIREALKKLVQLDSRACAKVALKAREILIQCSLPSIKERSDQLEHILRSSVVQTSYGEIFAKHREPNLEIIREVVDSKHIVFDVLAQFLINPDPWVAIAAAEVYVRRSYRAYDLGKIEYHVNDRLPIVEWKFKLANMGAAGVNDAQQAAAAGGDDSTSMKHAASVSDLTFVVDSKTEHSTRTGVLAPARHLDDVDETLTAALEQFQPADAISFKAKGETPELLNVLNIVITSIDGYSDENEYLSRINEILCEYKEELISAGVRRVTFVFAHQIGQYPKYYTFTGPDYEENKVIRHIEPALAFQLELGRLANFDIKPIFTNNRNIHVYDAIGKNAPSDKRFFTRGIIRTGVLKEDISISEYLIAESNRLMNDILDTLEVIDTSNSDLNHIFINFSNAFNVQASDVEAAFGSFLERFGRRLWRLRVTGAEIRIVCTDPQGTSFPLRAIINNVSGYVVKSELYLEVKNPKGEWVFKSIGHPGSMHLRPISTPYPVKESLQPKRYKAHNMGTTYVYDFPELFRQATISQWKKYGKKVPKDVFVSLELITDETDSLIAVERDPGANKIGMVGFKVTAKTPEYPHGRQLIIVANDITHKIGSFGPEEDNYFNKCTELARKLGIPRIYLSANSGARIGVAEELIPLYQVAWNEEGSPDKGFRYLYLSTAAKESLEKDGKSDSVVTERIVEKGEERHVIKAIIGAEDGLGVECLKGSGLIAGATSRAYKDIFTITLVTCRSVGIGAYLVRLGQRAIQIDGQPIILTGAPAINKLLGREVYSSNLQLGGTQIMYNNGVSHLTANDDLAGVEKIMEWLSYVPAKRGLPVPILESEDSWDRDVDYYPPKQEAFDVRWMIQGREVDGEYESGLFDKDSFQETLSGWAKGVVVGRARLGGIPIGVIGVETRTVENLIPADPANPDSTESLIQEAGQVWYPNSAFKTAQAINDFNNGEQLPLMILANWRGFSGGQRDMYNEVLKYGSFIVDALVDFKQPIFTYIPPNGELRGGSWVVVDPTINSDMMEMYADVDSRAGVLEPEGMVGIKYRRDKLLATMERLDPTYGEMKAKLNDSSLSPEEHSKISAKLFAREKALLPIYAQISVQFADLHDRSGRMLAKGVIRKEIKWTDARRFFFWRLRRRLNEEYVLRLISEQIKDSSKLERVARLKSWMPTVEYDDDQAVSNWIEENHAKLQKRVNELKQEVSRTKIMRLLKEDPNSAISAMKDYVERLSKEDKEKFLKALK